The Bacteroidales bacterium genome has a window encoding:
- a CDS encoding AMP-binding protein, which produces MEPWKLGLTLHNNYYSYKELLEYSGERIVSSDTHPWEKEIFRFIITWLSNSDHIIQYSSGTTGRPKEIKLSKMAMIKSALNTCSFFNLHKGDSALLCMPTDYIAGKMMIVRSMAGGLNLFITEPRSVPEIRVSEKIDFCAMVPLQVTNLMLCSTDLSPVKKLLIGGAEISRELEKRLQETDTLAFASYGMAETCSHVAIRKLNGSGQHPDYIALPDISLSADERSCLLIHASYLPAPVISNDMVSFTGNNRFRWIGRFDNLINSGGIKIVPEEVEALVMEKESIECVAMGIPDKKLGNKLVIVVEDTSTTTDSADTLKTRFAGILPRRWKPKEVISVPHFPRNDALKIDRRKLAEIILNCY; this is translated from the coding sequence ATGGAGCCCTGGAAACTTGGACTGACACTACACAACAACTATTACTCGTATAAAGAACTGCTCGAATATAGCGGAGAGCGCATCGTTTCTTCTGACACACATCCGTGGGAGAAGGAAATCTTCAGGTTTATTATTACCTGGCTCAGTAACAGCGATCATATCATTCAATATTCATCCGGAACCACCGGTAGGCCCAAGGAAATAAAATTGTCTAAAATGGCAATGATTAAATCGGCCCTGAATACGTGTTCTTTTTTTAATCTTCACAAAGGGGATTCAGCACTTCTTTGTATGCCCACCGATTACATTGCCGGCAAAATGATGATCGTTCGGAGTATGGCTGGCGGATTAAATTTATTCATAACAGAGCCCCGTAGTGTACCTGAGATTCGGGTTTCGGAAAAGATTGATTTTTGTGCCATGGTTCCGCTCCAGGTGACCAATCTGATGCTTTGCAGCACTGACCTGTCGCCTGTTAAAAAACTGCTTATCGGAGGGGCCGAAATAAGCCGCGAACTTGAAAAGCGACTCCAGGAAACCGACACCCTTGCATTTGCCAGCTACGGTATGGCCGAGACCTGCTCTCATGTTGCTATCCGTAAATTAAACGGTTCCGGTCAGCATCCCGATTACATAGCGCTTCCTGATATCAGCCTGTCGGCTGATGAAAGAAGCTGCCTTCTTATTCATGCATCCTATCTGCCTGCACCGGTTATCTCAAACGATATGGTGAGTTTTACCGGTAATAACAGATTCCGGTGGATCGGAAGGTTTGATAACCTGATTAATTCAGGAGGCATCAAAATCGTTCCCGAGGAAGTGGAAGCACTTGTAATGGAAAAAGAATCAATAGAGTGCGTGGCAATGGGAATTCCGGATAAAAAACTGGGCAATAAGCTTGTAATTGTGGTTGAAGACACCAGCACAACAACAGATTCTGCCGATACTCTGAAAACAAGATTTGCAGGTATACTTCCCCGTCGTTGGAAACCAAAAGAGGTAATTTCAGTACCGCATTTTCCCCGTAACGATGCCCTGAAGATTGACAGGAGAAAGCTCGCTGAAATTATTTTGAACTGTTATTAA
- a CDS encoding o-succinylbenzoate synthase, translated as MIKAKSSYLEFHFQRPATTSRGTLMTKKVYFIILYHTDDPTIAGVGECSLFPGLSYDDVKGFKQKLNQTIDRINEGDYFNDSSLIEWPSINFAVETAWKDIRANGSKILYPSGFTEGKDSIWINGLVWMSDKSEMIRQIRQRMNDGFTCLKLKIGALDLREEIEVLRFIREHCSPDEVEIRLDANGAFGKSEALEVIKILSEFQIHSIEQPISAGHPEDLAKICEASPVPIALDEELIGKHTMTGRKKLLETIKPKYLVLKPGLLGGLASCKEWINLAQEKNIGWWITSSLETNIGLNAIAQWTYTLKNEIYHGLSTGSLYNNNIRSPLYLHGERLYFDPERKWDLSSFELE; from the coding sequence ATGATAAAAGCTAAATCCTCATACCTGGAATTTCATTTCCAACGGCCTGCAACCACCTCACGTGGAACCCTGATGACCAAAAAAGTATATTTCATCATATTGTATCATACTGATGATCCCACCATTGCAGGAGTGGGTGAATGTTCGCTGTTTCCGGGACTTAGTTATGATGATGTCAAAGGCTTTAAGCAGAAACTCAATCAGACTATTGACCGGATCAACGAAGGGGACTATTTTAATGACAGTAGCCTTATTGAATGGCCTTCTATCAATTTTGCCGTAGAAACGGCCTGGAAAGATATCCGGGCTAACGGTTCAAAGATTCTGTATCCGTCAGGTTTTACTGAAGGGAAGGACTCCATTTGGATCAACGGCCTTGTATGGATGTCGGATAAAAGCGAAATGATCCGCCAGATACGCCAACGGATGAATGATGGGTTTACATGCCTGAAGCTTAAGATCGGAGCGCTTGATCTTCGGGAAGAGATAGAAGTGCTGCGTTTCATAAGAGAACACTGTTCACCTGATGAAGTTGAAATACGCCTGGATGCCAACGGTGCCTTCGGGAAATCGGAGGCACTGGAAGTTATTAAAATACTCTCTGAATTTCAGATTCACAGCATTGAACAGCCTATTTCTGCAGGACATCCCGAAGACCTCGCGAAGATATGCGAGGCATCGCCGGTACCCATTGCACTGGATGAGGAACTGATCGGAAAACATACAATGACAGGCCGGAAAAAGCTTCTTGAAACTATAAAACCAAAATACCTGGTACTAAAACCCGGGTTACTGGGCGGCCTGGCTTCATGCAAGGAATGGATAAACCTTGCACAGGAAAAAAATATCGGGTGGTGGATCACTTCCTCACTTGAAACAAATATCGGCCTCAATGCCATAGCCCAGTGGACTTATACCTTGAAAAATGAAATATACCATGGGCTAAGCACGGGTTCACTTTACAACAATAACATCAGATCACCTTTATACCTTCATGGCGAAAGGCTGTATTTTGATCCCGAACGTAAATGGGATCTTTCGTCGTTTGAACTGGAGTGA
- a CDS encoding 1,4-dihydroxy-2-naphthoate polyprenyltransferase produces the protein MKHLNIWIKAFRLRTLPLALSSAILGSFLAYAHGSFHWYVFILAILTTLFLQILSNLANDYGDTVHGTDNANRVGPLRAMQSGLVTHQQMRSMIVLFIVLALASGSILIFTGLRNIGWKTILFFFILGLSAIYAAIKYTIGKNPYGYIGLGDVFVFIYFGIVGVAGTFYLHTNSFDPWILLPASAIGLLSSGVLNINNMRDIENDTLSGKRTLVVYIGSKAAKYYHLALISFSIVFSLIYTFVKFDSVFQFLFILTCPLFALNAIVVMKNTDPGELNTELKKLAFSTFIFSITFGLGLILK, from the coding sequence ATGAAGCATCTGAACATCTGGATAAAAGCCTTCAGGCTGCGGACACTTCCCCTTGCCCTGTCAAGCGCCATTCTCGGAAGTTTCCTGGCCTATGCTCATGGTTCATTTCACTGGTATGTTTTTATCCTTGCCATACTTACAACACTTTTCCTTCAGATACTTTCAAACCTTGCCAATGATTATGGCGATACCGTTCACGGAACGGATAATGCAAACCGTGTCGGCCCGTTAAGAGCCATGCAGAGCGGTCTGGTAACCCACCAACAGATGAGAAGCATGATCGTGCTTTTCATAGTACTTGCTCTTGCATCCGGATCAATCCTTATTTTTACCGGGCTGCGGAACATCGGATGGAAAACTATCCTGTTCTTCTTTATCCTTGGACTTTCAGCTATTTATGCCGCCATAAAATACACAATCGGGAAAAACCCCTATGGATATATCGGGCTTGGAGATGTTTTCGTATTCATTTATTTCGGTATTGTGGGCGTGGCCGGTACGTTTTATCTTCATACCAATTCTTTTGATCCCTGGATTTTACTTCCTGCTTCTGCAATCGGTCTTTTAAGTTCCGGCGTTCTGAACATTAATAATATGCGGGATATTGAAAATGATACCCTATCAGGAAAACGCACACTGGTTGTATATATCGGCAGCAAAGCAGCAAAATATTACCATCTTGCCCTGATTAGTTTTTCCATTGTTTTTTCCCTGATCTATACTTTTGTTAAATTTGATTCCGTATTTCAGTTTCTTTTCATACTTACCTGCCCGCTTTTTGCATTAAACGCCATCGTCGTAATGAAAAACACGGATCCGGGTGAATTAAATACCGAACTCAAAAAACTGGCATTCAGTACCTTTATATTTTCAATAACCTTCGGCTTAGGACTCATTTTAAAATGA
- a CDS encoding family 20 glycosylhydrolase, with protein sequence MKRLIFGLLLITGVAAMGQTTKVNIIPQPASVQVLTGSWTLNQGASVGYNKDEAKPVADALVTYLGTPTGLKFAGKKGTGNSIQLNLNDKEDAKLGSEGYTLASSAKGVVITANKPAGLYYGIQTLLQLFPKEIESKKAVKGQWTIPAVLITDSPRFGWRGLMLDVSRNFFTKDEVKAYIDQMARFKFNTLHWHLTDDNGWRIEIKSLPRLTEVGAWRAERHGHFGDRADVKPDEPSTVGGFYTQDDIREIIKYAADRYVTIVPEIDVPGHSMAAIAAYPELSTKKDPNTRVNPGTNFAEWYGDGKFRMLIENTLNPSDEKVYEFLDKVFTEVAQLFPNPYIHVGGDECYKGFWEEDAGCQALMKAQNMTDVEQLQGYFVNRLEKILNAKGKKLLGWDEILEGGISPGATVMSWRGVEGGIKAAKMGHDVVMTPTTFCYIDYTQGDVTVDPPIYATLRLQKSYSFEPVPEGVDAKYILGGQGNLWTEQVETLRYAQYMTWPRGWALIEDFWTPAQNKNWSNFVERVENQFTRSDIAEINYSKAMYDAIVNATIKDGKMWIDMASEVPGVDIFYSIDGSMPDQYSPKYTAPFALPEGPITLRVVTYRNGQEIGHLITLTPELLKQRAGLSD encoded by the coding sequence ATGAAAAGACTAATTTTTGGATTATTACTGATTACCGGAGTTGCTGCTATGGGACAGACAACTAAAGTGAATATTATTCCTCAGCCGGCCAGTGTCCAGGTTCTTACCGGATCATGGACCCTGAACCAGGGCGCTTCAGTGGGATATAATAAAGATGAGGCGAAGCCTGTTGCGGATGCTCTTGTTACATACCTGGGCACACCAACAGGGCTTAAGTTTGCCGGCAAAAAGGGAACAGGGAATTCTATCCAGCTTAACCTGAATGACAAAGAGGATGCTAAACTGGGTTCAGAAGGTTATACACTTGCAAGCTCGGCAAAAGGGGTTGTAATTACTGCTAACAAACCGGCAGGCTTGTATTATGGCATACAAACCCTGCTTCAGTTATTCCCTAAGGAAATTGAAAGCAAAAAAGCCGTAAAAGGCCAGTGGACAATACCTGCAGTATTGATTACCGATTCACCGCGTTTCGGATGGAGAGGTCTTATGCTCGATGTAAGCCGTAATTTTTTCACAAAAGATGAGGTTAAAGCCTATATCGACCAGATGGCCCGTTTCAAATTTAATACCCTGCACTGGCATTTAACCGATGACAATGGCTGGAGAATTGAAATCAAGTCGCTGCCCAGGCTTACTGAAGTAGGGGCATGGCGTGCCGAACGGCATGGTCATTTTGGTGACAGGGCTGACGTTAAGCCCGATGAACCTTCAACAGTTGGCGGTTTTTATACCCAGGACGATATCCGGGAGATCATCAAATATGCTGCTGACCGATATGTTACCATAGTGCCTGAAATTGATGTTCCCGGTCACAGCATGGCCGCCATTGCAGCGTATCCGGAACTCAGTACCAAAAAGGATCCGAATACCCGTGTAAATCCCGGTACTAATTTTGCCGAATGGTATGGTGACGGGAAGTTCAGAATGCTCATTGAAAATACGCTGAATCCCTCCGATGAAAAGGTTTATGAGTTTCTCGACAAGGTTTTCACCGAAGTGGCACAGTTGTTCCCGAATCCCTATATCCATGTTGGCGGTGATGAATGCTACAAGGGATTTTGGGAAGAAGATGCCGGTTGCCAGGCGCTCATGAAAGCACAGAATATGACCGATGTGGAACAGCTCCAGGGTTATTTTGTGAACCGTCTCGAGAAAATTCTGAATGCAAAAGGTAAAAAGCTCCTGGGATGGGATGAAATCCTTGAGGGTGGAATTTCACCGGGCGCTACTGTAATGAGCTGGAGAGGCGTCGAAGGCGGAATAAAAGCTGCAAAAATGGGACATGATGTGGTTATGACGCCTACAACATTCTGTTATATCGACTATACGCAGGGTGACGTTACTGTTGATCCTCCGATATATGCTACTTTACGACTGCAGAAAAGCTACAGCTTTGAACCGGTTCCAGAAGGTGTTGATGCAAAGTACATCCTGGGTGGCCAGGGCAACCTTTGGACCGAACAGGTTGAAACGCTTCGCTATGCGCAATATATGACCTGGCCAAGAGGCTGGGCCCTGATCGAGGATTTCTGGACTCCTGCACAGAATAAGAACTGGAGCAATTTTGTGGAAAGAGTGGAAAACCAGTTTACGCGCTCGGACATCGCAGAAATAAACTATTCAAAAGCTATGTATGATGCCATTGTCAATGCAACCATTAAGGACGGCAAGATGTGGATTGATATGGCATCGGAAGTTCCCGGAGTTGATATTTTCTATAGTATCGACGGTTCAATGCCCGATCAATATTCTCCGAAATATACAGCTCCTTTTGCCTTGCCCGAGGGACCTATAACCCTTAGAGTGGTAACCTACAGGAACGGACAGGAGATTGGTCACCTGATTACATTAACTCCGGAACTGCTTAAGCAGAGAGCAGGATTGAGTGATTAA
- a CDS encoding prohibitin family protein, protein MFLIILGIIVLIIGFSSARMNSSSLQRYGNPIKAAGFLIILIGLMLTCVVQIEPGEVGVQKLFGKVSDRILESGLNVKNPLVQVVRFDKRTQNYTMSGVAAEGDITGDDAIRVLTSDGLEVVLDLTVLYKVIPAETPKILREIGIDYKNIIVRPICRTKIRDNAVYYEAVALYSTKRDEFQERIYKTIESDFKARGLLLEQLLVRNITLPESVKQAIESKINAEQEAQKMTFVLQKEKQEAERKRVEAQGIADYQKIISLSLTDRQLQYEMIKAISTSPNAKLIIMGDGKNTPIMLNSN, encoded by the coding sequence ATGTTTCTGATTATTCTTGGAATAATTGTGCTCATCATTGGTTTCTCTTCGGCCAGGATGAACAGCTCATCATTGCAGCGCTACGGTAATCCTATAAAAGCAGCAGGTTTTCTTATTATTCTGATCGGACTTATGTTAACCTGTGTGGTACAAATCGAACCCGGTGAGGTTGGCGTTCAGAAACTTTTCGGAAAGGTCAGCGACCGGATTCTCGAGAGCGGCTTAAACGTTAAAAATCCGCTTGTTCAGGTTGTACGATTCGACAAGAGGACGCAGAACTATACTATGTCGGGTGTAGCTGCGGAAGGGGATATTACAGGTGATGATGCCATCAGGGTTCTTACATCGGATGGCCTCGAAGTAGTACTTGACCTTACCGTCCTTTACAAAGTGATTCCTGCAGAAACACCAAAAATTCTGAGGGAAATCGGGATAGATTATAAAAATATCATTGTTAGGCCGATATGCAGAACCAAAATCAGGGACAATGCAGTATATTACGAAGCAGTGGCACTGTATTCGACAAAAAGAGATGAATTCCAGGAGCGCATATATAAGACTATTGAAAGTGATTTTAAAGCCAGGGGTCTGCTGCTCGAGCAATTGCTTGTCAGGAATATTACCCTCCCTGAATCAGTTAAACAGGCTATCGAGTCTAAAATCAATGCTGAACAGGAGGCACAGAAAATGACTTTCGTTCTGCAGAAGGAAAAACAGGAAGCTGAACGCAAGCGTGTGGAAGCACAGGGTATCGCCGATTACCAGAAAATCATCAGCCTTTCATTAACTGACAGGCAGTTGCAGTACGAAATGATCAAGGCTATTTCTACATCACCGAATGCCAAACTGATCATAATGGGTGACGGCAAGAATACGCCGATTATGCTGAATAGCAATTGA